The nucleotide sequence CAGCCGGACGCGCCCGGGTCCGCCACAGCCTGCCGCTGGGCCCCATTGAGGAGGTCGCCATGTCCCCCGGACATGGCTGCGGATGTCTGGGAGACATCCGCACCTCCCAATTTCGCCGGGGAACAGGGGTGGTTCACTGGCACGCCAGGCATTCGTCATAGTCCGTCGACTGTAGCTCGATCTGCTTCAGGTCGGGCGTGTTGTCGGCCTCGACCCCGCCCGCGAAGCCGGCGCGTTGGACCGACTTCGAGCGCAGATAATAGAGCGACTTGATGCCGAGCTCCCAGGCGCGGAAGTGGAGCATCAAGAGGTCCCATTTGTCGACGTCGGCCGGGATGAAGAGATTGAGCGACTGCGCCTGGTCGATGAAGGGGGTGCGGTCGGCGGCGAGTTCCAGGAGCCAGCGCTGGTCGATCTCGAAGCTGGTCTTGAAGGTGTCCTTCTCCTCGCTCGAGAGGAAATCGAGATGCTGGACGGAGCCGCCCTTCTCCAGGATCGAGTTCCACACCGCGGTGCTGTCCTTGGACTTCTCGCGGAGGAGCTTCTCCAAATGCGGGTTCTTGACGATGAAGGAGCCGCTGAGCGTCTTGTGGGTGTAGATGTTGGCCGGGATCGGCTCGATGCAGGCCGAAGTGCCGCCGCAGATGATGCTGATCGACGCGGTCGGCGCGATCGCCATCTTGCAGCTGAAGCGCTCCATCACGCCCTGGTCGGCGGCGTCGGGGCAGGGGCCGCGCTCGTTGGCGAGCATCATCGACGCCTCGTTCACCTGGGCGCTGATGTGCTTGAAGATCTTGAGGTTCCAGCTCTTCGCCATGGCGCCCTCGAAAGCGAGGCCGCGGGCCTGGAGGAAGGAGTGGAAGCCCATGACGCCAAGGCCGACCGAACGCTCGCGCGAGGCCGAATATTTGGCGCGGGCCATCTCGTCCGGCGCGCGCTCGATATAGTCGGTGAGCACATTGTCGAGGAAGCGCATCACGTCCTCGATGAAGCGCTTGTCGCCGTTCCACTCGTCCCAGGTTTCGAGATTGAGGCTGGAGAGGCAACAGACCGCCGTGCGGTCGGCGCCGAGATGGTCCTTGCCGGTGGGCAGGGTGATCTCGGAGCAGAGGTTCGAGGTCGAGACCTTGAGGCCGAGGTCGCGGTGATGCTTCGGCATCGACCGGTTCACCTGGTCGATGAAGATGATGTAGGGCTCGCCGGTCGCGAGGCGGGTCTCGACCAGCTTCTGGAAGAGGGCGCGGGCGTCGACCGAGCCGCGGACGCTGTCGTCCTTGGGCGATTTCAGCTCCCATTCGGCGCCGTCGCGCACCGCCTCCATGAAGGCGTCGGTGATGAGGACGCCGTGGTGGAGGTTCAAAGCCTTGCGGTTGAAGTCGCCGCTGGGCTTACGGATTTCGAGGAACTCCTCGATCTCCGGGTGCGAGATGTCGAGATAGCAGGCGGCCGAACCGCGGCGCAGCGAACCCTGGCTGATGGCGAGGGTCAGCGAATCCATGACGCGGACGAAGGGGATGATGCCGCTGGTCTTGCCGTTGAGGCCCACCGGCTCGCCGATGCCGCGCACCGCGCCCCAATAGGTGCCGATGCCGCCGCCGCGCGAGGCCAGCCAGACATTCTCGTTCCACGTGCCGACAATGCCCTCCAGGCTGTCGGAGACGGAGTTCAGATAACAGGAGATGGGAAGGCCGCGGCCGGTGCCGCCGTTCGACAGAACCGGCGTCGCCGGCATGAACCAGAGCTTCGAGATATAGTCGTAGAGCCGCTGGGCATGCTCGGCATCGTCGGCATAGGCCGAGGCGACTCGGACGAACAGGTCCTGATAGGATTCGCCCGGCAGCAGATAGCGGTCGCGCAGCGTCTCCTTGCCGAACTCGGTCAAAAGCTCGTCGCGACCGTGATCGACCTCGACCGGATAGGGAAGCGGCTTCACGCTCTTGGAGTCCTCCGTCGCCTTCTTGGAAGCCTTGGCCTTGGGCGCCGCATCGAGGGTTGTCGCCATGTCGTTCGTTCCCACTTCGCTGCCGCCTGAAAGATCCATTTCATTATCCTCTGTTCTTGTTCCGTTCGCCAGCGAATTATCGCCAGCTTAGGCGCTTTTCCATGGGGGCGGGGCGCTATTTTGGGCTTGTCCCCGATATCCACAGGGCACGAAAAGCCTTTATCCGCGAATATGGTGTTCGCGGGCAGCGCCTACAACGTCTAGCGTCACCCCCTAGGTTGCGCCACTACCCATTGTGCCCGAACTAAAATTGGATGCAAGGCCGTTCGCCCAATTTTAACCACTCGCTTCGTCGCATTGGCGGATTTCCGCGACTTTGCGCTGACGGTTTTCAGGGAGCCGATCGCGCGGCCTCATAGGCGGCCTGGAGGCGCTCGGCAACGCTCGGCCCTTCCCGCTCCAGAGGTGCTCCGAGATGGGCTGCGCGAAGCTCGTCCATGAAATCGTTCCACATGTCCGGCCCGCCCTCTTCGAGCAGCTTGGCCCGAACCGAGAGCTCGTGAGTCACGGCCAGGTGGCGGCGGCCCCAGGCGCCCATCACGACGAACAGGGGGAGGAGCTGGATCGCCTTTTCGGTGAGGCTGTAGATCGCCTTCTGCTTGTGGCTGGGGTCGTCGGCCCTGGTGACGAGCCCCTCCCTCACCAGCCGCTTCAGCCGGTCGGTGAGAATGTTGGAAGCGATGCCCTCCTCCGACCGGTTCAACAGCTCGCGGAAGTGGCGGCGATTGCCGAACATCATGTCGCGAAGGACGATGAGGCTCCAGCGATCGCCCAGCACCTCCAATGTCAGGTTGATCGGACATCCCGACCGCATCTCCGCCACGCTCACGAATCTCCTGTCGAAAACCGCTTGCAATATACAATCGGTAGGCGTAGTTCGCAACCAGTTGCATTTCACAAGCGGTGAAGGAAGCGAATCATGTCGAAGCTCAAGGTGGCCGCTTTCACTATCTCAATCGACGGCTATGGCGCGGGGCCGGAGCAGACCGCGGACGAGCCGCTGGGTCGGGGCGGCGAAGCCCTCCATGAATGGATGTTTCCGACCGAGGCCTTTAAAGAGCTTTCCGGCAAGAGCGGGACGACCGGCATCGACGACGATTTCGCCAAGCGCAGCTTCGAGAATGTCGGCGCCTGGATCATGGGCCGCAACATGTTCGGCCCGGTGCGCGGCCCCTGGCCTGATGAATCCTGGCGCGGCTGGTGGGGCGAGAACCCGCCCTACCATGTCCCGGTCTTCGTCCTCACCCATCATCCGCGCGCGCCGCTTGAGATGGAGGGCGGCACCGTGTTCCACTTCGTCACCGGTGGTCCCGGGGAAGCGCTCGAACATGCGCGGAAGGCGGCCGCGGGCAAGGACATACGAGTCGGTGGCGGCGTGTCCACGGTCAGACAATATTTGGAGGCGGGCCTGATCGACGAGATGCACCTGGCGATCGCGCCGATACTGCTCGGCGATGGCGAACATCTCCTTGCCGGGATCGACCTGCCGGCGCAGGGTTTTCGCGTCGCGGAGCGAGTAGCGACCGACAAGGCGACTCATATCGTCCTGAACAAGGAGAAGGCGTCATGAACATCGAGCTCTTCGCCCACCCCTTCTCCTCCTACTGCCAGAAAGCGATCACCGCCTTCTACGAGAACGGCCATCCCTTCGCGCTGAGGATGCTGGAGCCCGGCAATGAGGCCTGGGAGGAGCTGGCGCGGATCTGGCCGATCGGCAAGTTCCCGGTGCTGCGCGAGGGCGAGCGGGTGGTGCCCGAGGCGACGACGATCATCGAATATCTCCACCTCCATCACCCGGGGCCGGTACCGCTGATCCCGGACGATCCGGACGCGGCGATCGAGGTCAGGATGCTCGACCGCTTCTTCGACAATTATGTCGCGACGCCGCAGCAGAAGCTGGTCGCCGACCTGCTGCGGCCGGAGGCGGAGCGCGACCCGCGCGGCGTCGCCGATGCGCGGGCAGCGCTCGACAAGGCCTATGCCTGGCTCGATGCGCGCATGGCCGGCCGCGAATGGGCGGCGGGCGCCTTCAGCCTCGCCGACTGCTCGGCCGGGCCGCAGCTCTTCTATGCCGATTGGAGCCATCCGATGGACGGCCGCTTTCCCAATGTCGCCGCCTATCGCGAGCGGCTGATGGCCCGCCCCGCCTTCAAGCGCTGCATCGACGAGGCCCGGCCCTATCGCGCCTTCTTCCCCGGCGGCGCGCCGGACCGGGACTAGACGCGGCCAGCTGCACGAAGCCTGAGCGCCATCGGACGCTCTGCACCAGGCAAGCGATGATTCGATCCGGACCAGGTACAAACCACATTCGACAGGCCCCAACTGCCGGTATAGGACGCGGGAACCAGGGTTCAGATTCAGGGATTGAAGCAGATATGGCGGCGCGCATTTTCCGGCGGTCCAAGAACGCGATGCAGTCGGGCACGGCCCGCGAGGGCGAATGGGTGCTGGAGTTCGAATCGCACGCGCCGCGCCGCGCCGACCCGCTGATGGGCTGGTCCGGCGGCACCGACACCCAGTCCCAGGTGATCCTCACCTTCGACAGCTTCGAGGCCGCCAAGGGCTATGCCGACCGCTACGGCATCGCCTACCACCTCGTGCCGCCGGCCGAGCGCAAGCTGAAGATCCAATCCTATGCGGACAATTTCCGCTGACCTAGCGGGCATGGCGAGATCGGCGGCCTTCAGCATCGGTTCAGTGGCCAAGGCTGAAAAGGCGGCATGATCCGCGCGCTTCTTCCTCTCCTGCTCATCGCCGCCGCGGAACCGGCCGAGTTCGAGCCCGCCCAGCGCTTTGCGGATGCGGCCGCCTGCCGGACTCATCTGGAGGGACTGGTCGAGCAGGCACGGCAGCAGGATTTCGACGCGGTCGAGGGCCCCTACAGCATCGCCGCCGGCGACGTGCGCATCCACATGGTGCGCGCCGAAGCCGAGGGCCACCGGATCGACGAACATCGTTGCCTGGGGGCCGAGCTCAGCGCCCGCAGCTGGCGCCACACCATAAGCCGCGCCAAGGCCGACGAGCCCTTCACCATCGAATCCGTCGCGCGCAAGGCCGAATGGCTGAAGAAGGGAAGCGGCAAGGAGGAATAGCGCGCGTCCGTCAAACGCTCGGGCATTTCCGTCACCCCGGCGGAAGCCGGGGCCCAAGAACACTGGCGTTTGGAAGGTACAGCGACGCGCTCGTCGCCCTTGTTATTGATCGCGATTGTTCTTGGATCCCGGCTTTCGCCGGGATGACGCGGAGTGGGGTGGACCGCCTGAGTGGGGTGGACCGCCTTCCTCTATCGACCTCCCCTACGAGAGGAGGGATGACGCCAGCAGCAACAACAGCTTCACGTCCATCGCCACTCCCGCCTGGCGCTTGGCCTCGACGAAGGCGGGTACCTCCTCCAGCTTCACGCGATAGACGGTGATCTCCTCGCCTTCGGTGCCGCCGCCTTCGCCGACCTTCGTCAGGCCCTCGGCGCGGAGCAGGGTGAAGCCTTCGGAGGACATGCCCGGCGACGCATGGAAGCGGCCGAGGTCGACCATATGCTCGGCGCGATAGCCGGTTTCCTCCTCCAACTCGCGGATCGCGGCGACTTCAACCTCTTCGCCTTCCTCCTCGTCGCCGACGAGGCCGGCGGGAAGTTCGAGGCAGTTTCGGCCGAGCGGGGCACGCGGCTGCTCGACGAGCAGGACATGACCGTCGTCCACCGCCAGGATCACGGCCGCGCTGACGCCGCGAGTGCGCGAGACGAACTCCCATTTGCCCTGGCGCTTGGCGGCAATGAACTTGCCTTGCCACATCACTTCCACGGGTTCGGTCATTTCGACCGCCCTCCCGTGACGCCGGTAAAGGTTCGGGGCCAGCGGCAGGTGGAGCTGGCTGTCTGTTGATACATGCGTGAAGTCATAGCTCGATGAGGCGGTCCGGAAGCTCGTTGATGTCGGTCGAGCTGCGCGGCAGATGCTCGGCCAGCACCGCGCCGACCTTCTCGACCGCATTGGCCATGCCCTTCCCGGGGTGCCCCGCCTTCACGCCCTCGATCAGCGCCGCCATGGCATCGCCCCAGACCTCGGGCTCGACCCGGCTGTGAATCGCTTCGTCGGCGACGATTTCGGCGCGGTGCTCCAGCAGCGACAGATAGATGAGGACCCCGGTGCGGCCGACGGTGCGGCGCTCGGCCCCGACCTTGAACAGCTGGAGCGCGCGGCGAAGGACGCGGCGCGATTTGGTGGATCCCGGCGTCAGCGCCATGCGCAGCGGCATCCAGGCAAGGGCGAAGCGGACGATTAGGAATGCCAGCGCCAGCAAGACGAACAGGAAGATCATCAGCGCGCCCTGGCTGAGGCCGGCATTCCAGCCCAGGAAGGGCTGCAGCATCCACTCGATACAACTTCGCGACACGAAGGCGAGCACGGCCGGCACCAGCAGCATCGCCAGCACCGCATAATGGAGGCCGACATCGTGGTAGCTGTCGGACTTGTCGGCGACGATGGTGACGATCTCGCCGTCGCTCGCCAGCTCCGCCTTGGCGACTGCGGCCGTGACCAGCGCGTGATCGGCCTCGCTGAACCTCGCCGTCACCATCCCCCCGAGGCTCCGCCGCCGCCGAACGACCCGCCGCCGCCCGAAAATCCGCCGAAGCCGCCGCCGCCGCTCGAGCCGCCGCCCCAGCCGCCCGTTCCCGGGCCCCAGATCACGACCGGCAAACCGCCGCGGCGATAGCGGCGCCCGCGCCGGCCGCCGCGGAACATCGGGATGATGATGAAGACCAGCACCATGCCCCAGAAGATGAGCGGGAAGATGGAGCCGCCTTCCTGGCTCTCCCGCTGCTGCGCCGCCGCTTCCATCACCCGCTGCTCGGCGACCTCCGGCGGCGCCTGGAGCTGGGCGACGATGGCGTCGGCGCCGGCGATGATGCCGCCGGGATAATCATTCTCCCGGAAGCGCGGCAGGATCTGCGTCTGGATGATGACGCTGGAAAGCGCATCGGTCAGGATCGGCTCCAGGCCGTAGCCGACCTCGATCCGGACCCGTCGCTCGTTGGGCGCGACGATCAGGATGGCGCCGTTGTTCGCCTCCGCCTGGCCGATGCCCCAGCTGCGCCCCAGCCGGTAGCCATATTCCTCGATCGGATAATCCTGGAGATCCGGGATGGTGGCGACCACCAGCTGCCGCGTCGACGCCTGCTCCAGCGCCGCCAGCTTCTGGGTGAGCGCAGCCTCGTCCGCCGGCGACAGGATATTTGCGGCATCGATCACCCGACCGGTGAGTTTCGGGAACTCCTGCGCACCGGCCGGTCCCGCCAGCAACAGCCCCAGCAGAAGCGCGAGGAACACCCACAACCCTTCGGTCTGAGACTGTCGGAGCCCGCCCCTTCGTTTCCGCGGAAGGGAAAAACGCCCCTTCGACAGGCTCAGGGCGAACGGTGCGCGGGAGACCACCTTACTGCGAGTTGCCGAAATCCACCGTCGGCGCCACTTCGGCATTGGCGGTGGTCGCCTCGAAAGGCTGCATCGGCTCGGCGCCGTAGAAGATGTTGGCGCCGATCACCGCCGGGAAAGTGCGGATGAGGGTGTTATATTCCTGCACCGACTGGTTGTAGTCGCGCCGGGCGATCGAAATGCGGTTCTCCGTGCCTTCGAGCTGCGACTGGAGGGCGAGGAAATTCTGGTTGGATGTGAGCTGCGGATAGGCCTCGACCGTCACCAGCAGCCGGCCCAGCGCCGAATCCAGCTCTCCCTGGGCGGCGCCGAACTGCCGCATCGCCTCCGGGTTGTCGAGATCGTCGGGATCGACCTGGATCGACGAGGCCCGCGCCCGCGCCTCGGTGACCTGCGTCAGCACATCGCTCTCCTGGGCGGCGAAGCCCTTCACCGTCGCCACCAGATTCGGGATGAGGTCGGCGCGGCGCTGATACTGGTTCTCGACGTCCGCCCAGCGCGCCTTCACGTCCTCTTCCGCGGTCGGGATGGAGTTGATGCCGCAGGCGGTGAGCAAGAGGAACGCGGCGGGTGCGAGCAACGCGGCTTTGAGGCGAATGCGGGTCATTGACTGGTCCCTCCCTTGCATATCGTGTCTCGCGAATTAGGCTTTTAGATGCGCAACCGCAACGGGGGCTGTCATGCTGAAGGGTTTCCGGGATTTCATCAACCGCGGCAACGTCATCGACCTGGCGGTGGCGGTCATCATCGGCGCCGCCTTCACGGGCATCGTCAACTCGCTGACCGACGACCTACTGATGCCGGTGCTCGGCTGGCTGGTTGGGGACCTCGACTTCTCCAATTATTTCATCCGCCTCGGCCCGCCGCCTGCGAGCTATACCGGCGACCCGGACAATTACGCCGCGCTCAAGGCCGCCGGCGTGCCGATGATCGGCTACGGCCAGTTCGTGACGGCCGCCGTCAATTTCCTGATCGTCGCCTTCATCATCTTCCTGCTCGTGCGCGCCATGAAGAAGGCGATCCCCGACAAGGACGTGCCGACGCCCGCCGAACCGGCGGACGTCGCCCTGTTGCGGGAGATACGCGACGAACTCAGGAGCCAGGGCGGCCGGCGGGAGCCGCCGGACGATCCGGCTTAGGCTGCCTTGCGCGTGCGGCGGGTGAGGAGGCCGCCCGCCGCGATGGCGAACAGGCCCAGCGCGGCCGGAGCCGGGACCGGCGTTCCGCCCGAGGAGCTGACCGTGCCGCGGCCGATCGCCGACCCGCCGGTCATGCCGGGGCCGTCAATCGACTGGTAGCGGACGAAGAAGTCGCTGAGCGTCAGCTCGTCGAGCATGTCCGCGAAGCTCAGCGTCAGCGAACCGGTGGTGCTGTCGCCAAGCTCGACGCCGGCGGAGCCGCCGCCCGAGCAATTGGGCCCGGTGGCGCCCTTGAAGCAGACCTCGACGTGGCCGAAGCCGCTCGGCACGTTGCCGCTGGCGGTCTGATCGAACTCGCCGGTGGAGGTGGCGCCGGAGATGTTGGGATCGGTGTTGAAACCGAAGATCGAGATGCGCGACGCGTCGATCGGATCGCTCGACGTGTTGGCGACCGAATAGTCGAAGCTGTAGGTCGTGCCGGTAACGCCGGTGAGCGTGAACGTCGTCTGGCCGGTGAGGCCGTCGATCGTCTGGCCGTCGGTGAAGCCGTCATAGTCGATCGTATAGGAATTGCCGATGTCTGCGGCGGAGACGGTGATGACGTTGGCATGGGCCGCCGACGCCGATGCGAGCAGGGCCGTCACGGCCAGCGAGATCTTGGTAAAGGACATAACGACCCCCTTGAAGGTTCCTCGGGCCGACAGAAGCAACGGCCGTGCCAACCGCGCTCGTCCGCGGGACTCGATGCTTAACGTCTCCGCAACTGTAAAGAATAACGACGGCCTAACCATTTCGCGGCCGCCTTGGAGGCTCACCGGGGTTGGTTCGGCAAACCTTTAAATGCGCGCGAATAGGGCCTATATGGGCCGTGCCGGGTTCGCCCGGCTATGGCGATAAACTGCGGCGTATAATAGGCGCAGCGGACCCGGGGGCAGTACCCGGCGGCTCCACCAGGAGCTGGGTGAGTGTCGGCGGCACGCTTCATGCGGGCCAATGAGCAACCCAGTTGCTGATGGGGCCGAACCAGGATCGACGTGTGTTGAAAGGCGCTGTTTTCGCCCGGGCTGAGTAACCCGTTAAAGGCTCAGAACCATAAGTGCCAACGATAACGAGGCTCTTGCGATTGCTGCGTAACCCGGTCCTCACGGACTGAGTTATATCAGACAAAAGCGCGGTTCGGACCCTACCGGGCAACAGAAAGGGAAACCGGCGGCACGGGGAGCGCCGAGCAACAGAAGCTCCCCACTTCCAGCTATTTAGCCAGGATCTTCCTCCTTTCGTCGATGGAATCGCGCACCTTGCCTCTCGGTTCGTCGCATTATTTCGGAACCATAGCGGCGCCGTAAGGATTATAGCGCTCTCTGACTGAGGGGAGTGCTCATGAAATTCGTGTCCAAAGCCATCGCTCTTTCCGCCTTCGCCGCGCTCGCGGCCTGCGGCGGCGGGGGCGACGACGCCGCCGAGAATATCGAGGCGTCGGCCGACAACCAGGCCGACATGCTCGAGATGGAAGCGGAAAACCTGATGGATCAGGCGGAGAACACCACCGGCGCCGCCGAGATGACGCTCGAAAATCAGGCCGCGGCCCTGGAGAACCAGGCCGACGCCGTCGAGGAAGCGGGCGAGAATCAGGCGGAAGCCGTCGACGACGCGCGATAAGGCGCTTTGGGCCAGACGATGAAGGGGTTGCCGGCGACCCGGCAACCCCTTCAGTCGTTTGGGCCCTGTCGTCTTGGAGTTCACCTGTGCGGCGGTCATTCCGCCGGCGCGGAAGGATTGCCCGGCAGTACGGTCCGCCTGGTGCGGTGTTCGGCTCGGCCATGGCCGCCGCCGACCCTTTATTTGCAATCCGGCCGCTTGAGGCCCATATCAATGGGGCTGACGTCGCCTGCGACGGAATTTGACGCCTTTTCCGGCCTATCTTCCTTTTCACCGTCGCCTGCGCCCCGCCTCGAGTGCGGGATCATCCGCATTTTGACGCGAAAGGAACGGAATGGCGAAGGAAGAATTGCTGACGATGGAAGGGCAGATCGACGAGATCCTGCCCGATGGACGCTTCGGCGTGATGCTCGACAACGAGCATCGGATCATAGCCTACACGGCCGGACGGATGCGCCGGTTCCGGATCAGATCGGTGGTGGGCGATCGCGTCCATGTCGAGATGACTCCTTATGATCTCTCGAAGGGACGGATCATCTTCCGCGAGAAGACGCCCGGCCAGGGCCCCGGCCCGCGGCGGAGCGGCTTCAGGCGATAATATAGCCCGCGCGAAACGCGGACATTGACGACAACAAGGCGGCCAGAAGCCGCCGAAGGAATGAAATGAACATTGGAACAACGCGGGCTAACCGCATCAAGCTCTCCCCCGTCTTTGCGGGGGCAGGGAGCCGGCCGGCTGCCGAGCGCCGCTCCCCCACTCTTTCCGGCCGCGAACTGCGCCGGATCGTCGCCGACCTGATCGGCTGACCTCGACCCCAGCCCCTTCCGACCGGAAGGGGCCGATTTCAACCTATGGAGACCCTGTCATGTCGCGAATTCCCGTCCGCCCTTTCCTCATAGCCAAGGACGAGGAGGGCAATTTCAGGCTGACGGTTCGGGAGACTCGCTACAACAGTCAGGGCTACCCCATCGTCACCTCACATCTGCAGGATGAGCACTTCAAGACCGCGACCGCGGCCCGCAACCACGCCAAGGAGCATTTCGCGGCCGAGGCGGGCCAGTTCGCCCTCAAATAGCCGCGGCTGAAGCCCGCCTGCGGCTTCCCCGAGCCGTTCATCCCAAGCGCGTCGGCGGGCGTCGACCTGCCCACGCCCGCCGACCACGCGCCTTCCCCTCTTCGGTGACGCTCCGCCGCCGCTCGATCGCGGCGCCGTTGCGCCCATGCCTTCGCGGACCTCTTGCAGGGCGGCCGATGCCAGCGCCGGCCCAGCCGTTTGCCGGCCGTCAATTGGCATCAAATCCGCATCGAACTGGTGCCGTGGGACTGCCGAGAAGCGCGATCGAGTGCGACGCCCGCGCCTCGTTCGTGCGGCGGCGTCCCCATCGGCTCGTCTCACCATCCGCTCCTGGTATCCGCACAACTGCGGGTAGCCCCGGGCGTGTTCATCTGGGCGAAAGGTTGGCCTGACACGGGCAGGAGCATCCATGGTGCTCGGCCATGGTGTGTTCAGGTGCAGCCACATGCCGCACCTTTGGATGAAGCTAGATGGAGAGGGTTCTGACAGCCGGATACACCGCCATGGGGGCGGCGGTCGGACGAGAAGCTGCGATCATGCAGGCCTGACTGGTCGAGTTTGAAGGAATAGCAATGAGAGTCATTTCCAGAAGCCCAAAAGTTCTCTTACTGGCCATGCTGGCCGGCACAGCGCCGG is from Sphingosinicella humi and encodes:
- a CDS encoding NUDIX hydrolase yields the protein MTEPVEVMWQGKFIAAKRQGKWEFVSRTRGVSAAVILAVDDGHVLLVEQPRAPLGRNCLELPAGLVGDEEEGEEVEVAAIRELEEETGYRAEHMVDLGRFHASPGMSSEGFTLLRAEGLTKVGEGGGTEGEEITVYRVKLEEVPAFVEAKRQAGVAMDVKLLLLLASSLLS
- the mscL gene encoding large conductance mechanosensitive channel protein MscL, which gives rise to MLKGFRDFINRGNVIDLAVAVIIGAAFTGIVNSLTDDLLMPVLGWLVGDLDFSNYFIRLGPPPASYTGDPDNYAALKAAGVPMIGYGQFVTAAVNFLIVAFIIFLLVRAMKKAIPDKDVPTPAEPADVALLREIRDELRSQGGRREPPDDPA
- a CDS encoding TPM domain-containing protein, producing MVTARFSEADHALVTAAVAKAELASDGEIVTIVADKSDSYHDVGLHYAVLAMLLVPAVLAFVSRSCIEWMLQPFLGWNAGLSQGALMIFLFVLLALAFLIVRFALAWMPLRMALTPGSTKSRRVLRRALQLFKVGAERRTVGRTGVLIYLSLLEHRAEIVADEAIHSRVEPEVWGDAMAALIEGVKAGHPGKGMANAVEKVGAVLAEHLPRSSTDINELPDRLIEL
- the infA gene encoding translation initiation factor IF-1; protein product: MAKEELLTMEGQIDEILPDGRFGVMLDNEHRIIAYTAGRMRRFRIRSVVGDRVHVEMTPYDLSKGRIIFREKTPGQGPGPRRSGFRR
- a CDS encoding winged helix-turn-helix transcriptional regulator, translated to MSVAEMRSGCPINLTLEVLGDRWSLIVLRDMMFGNRRHFRELLNRSEEGIASNILTDRLKRLVREGLVTRADDPSHKQKAIYSLTEKAIQLLPLFVVMGAWGRRHLAVTHELSVRAKLLEEGGPDMWNDFMDELRAAHLGAPLEREGPSVAERLQAAYEAARSAP
- a CDS encoding TPM domain-containing protein: MWVFLALLLGLLLAGPAGAQEFPKLTGRVIDAANILSPADEAALTQKLAALEQASTRQLVVATIPDLQDYPIEEYGYRLGRSWGIGQAEANNGAILIVAPNERRVRIEVGYGLEPILTDALSSVIIQTQILPRFRENDYPGGIIAGADAIVAQLQAPPEVAEQRVMEAAAQQRESQEGGSIFPLIFWGMVLVFIIIPMFRGGRRGRRYRRGGLPVVIWGPGTGGWGGGSSGGGGFGGFSGGGGSFGGGGASGGW
- a CDS encoding cistern family PEP-CTERM protein, whose translation is MSFTKISLAVTALLASASAAHANVITVSAADIGNSYTIDYDGFTDGQTIDGLTGQTTFTLTGVTGTTYSFDYSVANTSSDPIDASRISIFGFNTDPNISGATSTGEFDQTASGNVPSGFGHVEVCFKGATGPNCSGGGSAGVELGDSTTGSLTLSFADMLDELTLSDFFVRYQSIDGPGMTGGSAIGRGTVSSSGGTPVPAPAALGLFAIAAGGLLTRRTRKAA
- a CDS encoding glutathione S-transferase family protein; protein product: MNIELFAHPFSSYCQKAITAFYENGHPFALRMLEPGNEAWEELARIWPIGKFPVLREGERVVPEATTIIEYLHLHHPGPVPLIPDDPDAAIEVRMLDRFFDNYVATPQQKLVADLLRPEAERDPRGVADARAALDKAYAWLDARMAGREWAAGAFSLADCSAGPQLFYADWSHPMDGRFPNVAAYRERLMARPAFKRCIDEARPYRAFFPGGAPDRD
- a CDS encoding dihydrofolate reductase family protein, with the protein product MSKLKVAAFTISIDGYGAGPEQTADEPLGRGGEALHEWMFPTEAFKELSGKSGTTGIDDDFAKRSFENVGAWIMGRNMFGPVRGPWPDESWRGWWGENPPYHVPVFVLTHHPRAPLEMEGGTVFHFVTGGPGEALEHARKAAAGKDIRVGGGVSTVRQYLEAGLIDEMHLAIAPILLGDGEHLLAGIDLPAQGFRVAERVATDKATHIVLNKEKAS
- a CDS encoding ribonucleoside-diphosphate reductase subunit alpha; the protein is MDLSGGSEVGTNDMATTLDAAPKAKASKKATEDSKSVKPLPYPVEVDHGRDELLTEFGKETLRDRYLLPGESYQDLFVRVASAYADDAEHAQRLYDYISKLWFMPATPVLSNGGTGRGLPISCYLNSVSDSLEGIVGTWNENVWLASRGGGIGTYWGAVRGIGEPVGLNGKTSGIIPFVRVMDSLTLAISQGSLRRGSAACYLDISHPEIEEFLEIRKPSGDFNRKALNLHHGVLITDAFMEAVRDGAEWELKSPKDDSVRGSVDARALFQKLVETRLATGEPYIIFIDQVNRSMPKHHRDLGLKVSTSNLCSEITLPTGKDHLGADRTAVCCLSSLNLETWDEWNGDKRFIEDVMRFLDNVLTDYIERAPDEMARAKYSASRERSVGLGVMGFHSFLQARGLAFEGAMAKSWNLKIFKHISAQVNEASMMLANERGPCPDAADQGVMERFSCKMAIAPTASISIICGGTSACIEPIPANIYTHKTLSGSFIVKNPHLEKLLREKSKDSTAVWNSILEKGGSVQHLDFLSSEEKDTFKTSFEIDQRWLLELAADRTPFIDQAQSLNLFIPADVDKWDLLMLHFRAWELGIKSLYYLRSKSVQRAGFAGGVEADNTPDLKQIELQSTDYDECLACQ
- a CDS encoding LemA family protein, with the protein product MTRIRLKAALLAPAAFLLLTACGINSIPTAEEDVKARWADVENQYQRRADLIPNLVATVKGFAAQESDVLTQVTEARARASSIQVDPDDLDNPEAMRQFGAAQGELDSALGRLLVTVEAYPQLTSNQNFLALQSQLEGTENRISIARRDYNQSVQEYNTLIRTFPAVIGANIFYGAEPMQPFEATTANAEVAPTVDFGNSQ
- a CDS encoding ETC complex I subunit; the encoded protein is MAARIFRRSKNAMQSGTAREGEWVLEFESHAPRRADPLMGWSGGTDTQSQVILTFDSFEAAKGYADRYGIAYHLVPPAERKLKIQSYADNFR